The genomic stretch tgaaggaaggaaagaagagagatgagagggagagagaaggagaaggggggggATGGCGGGAAGGATCGAGGGACGGGAGcggagggctggaggaggaggaggaggaggagcaggggcttTGGGAGAGGCTTGGACCGGCTGGTGGCGGGCGTCCCGGGCTCACATGAGGACGCATTTGCCCTTGACGCGGTCTGTCCTCTTCTGTTTGCTGGAGCGCTTGCCGTCGATGTTCAGGCTCATGTTTCGGCGCGTCTCCAGCGTCAGCAGCTCCTGGAAAAGCTCCTTGACGTTGTAGTTCATCTTGGCCGACGTCTCCATGAAGGCGCACTTCCACTCCTGGGCCACGGCCTGGGCCTCGCGGGTGTCCACCTCCCGCTGTGTCTCATCGCACTTGTTGCCCACCAGCATGACGGGGATGTCCTCTACGCTGCCCTTGATCTGCACGATGAGCTTGTAGATGGGCCCCAGCTCCTCCAGCGACTGCTTGCTGGTGATGGAGTAGACCAGGATGAAGGCGTGGCCCTTGGAGATGGACAGCCGCTGCATGGCCGGGAACTGGTGGCTGCCCGTGGTGTCGGTGATCTGCAGCGTGCATACGCTCTTGTCGCAGCTGATCACCTGCCGGTAGGTGTCCTCGATGGTGGGGATGTAGGTGTCCCGGAACGTGCCCT from Prionailurus viverrinus isolate Anna chromosome A2, UM_Priviv_1.0, whole genome shotgun sequence encodes the following:
- the DIRAS1 gene encoding GTP-binding protein Di-Ras1, whose protein sequence is MPEQSNDYRVVVFGAGGVGKSSLVLRFVKGTFRDTYIPTIEDTYRQVISCDKSVCTLQITDTTGSHQFPAMQRLSISKGHAFILVYSITSKQSLEELGPIYKLIVQIKGSVEDIPVMLVGNKCDETQREVDTREAQAVAQEWKCAFMETSAKMNYNVKELFQELLTLETRRNMSLNIDGKRSSKQKRTDRVKGKCVLM